The genomic window CATCTACAGGGATGGAAGCTTACAAACTCAAGTACTTGAGAAGAATAAAGATAAAAAAGAAGACAAAAAAGTCACTTTCTTTGTTTTAGATGAAAAACATAAGCTAAGGGCAAGGCCAAGAAAAGAAACTCTAAGAAGTGTTACAAGAAAATTCAAGTTTGACGATAGTACTATTTACATAACACTTTCTTTTGATGACAACGGAGAGGCCATTGAAGTTTTCTTGTCTGATGGGACAGAGACAACTGAGATAATAGGAAGATTATCTTCTATCGCTTTAAGGGCAGGAGTCTCATCAGATGAAATAATTGAACAACTAAAGAAAGTTAAAGGTGGTTATTGTAAGAATTTGGCCGAAGAAGTTAAAAAAGCCATCGAAGATTTTGCAGAACTCTGGAAAGAAGAAGTAGATTCATACGAGGTATATAAAACAGGTAAACCAAAAACAAAAGAAGAGATAGAAAAATTTGTCCATGTTAATGATCTTAAATATGAGAAAGGTGTTTACATAGATTCTGAGGGAAATACATATTGCCCAAGTTGTTTGAACAAGAATTCTTTGATAATGGAATCGGGTTGTACTTCTTGTAAGACTTGTGGCTGGTCTAAATGTTCTTAAAATTGGAGGAGAATAATGAGTGAAGAATTTAAAGGTTATAAAAAGTTTCACGACACTTTTTTAAACAACGTGAAAGAAGAAGGGTTTTTACACGATGACCACATTCATCCAGTATTTTTACTTTGGATGAGTTTTGATAATGAAGAAAAGAAAGAAGAGTTTTTGAATTTTGTTAAAAAAAATGATCCTGATTATGAAAAAGAATTGAGAGAATACATGGATTACTATGATATAGAAACCAACATTATCCCAATATATTTCCCTTTCGAAGTTGATTCAGAAGAAGAACTTAAAAACTTGAGCTTATTTTTACACGACATAGCTCAAATCTCTAAAGTACACGCCTATTCGGTTCTTTCTGAAGTTGCGATGGATGATGATGAAGGCAAAACAGAAGAAGAATTAGATTATCTTCCTTCGATTTTTACTGAAGCTCCGGATGGAAGTTGTTATATGAGTGTTTTAGACTATGAATCAGGCGAGCAGATAGATGATTATTCAGGTGAATATGAAAAAGATAACGAATACATAGCAGGTTTGAGGTTTCCAATCTTTGAATAATAAAAACGACCTTTCAAATTTTAGTTTGAAAGGTCGTTTTTATTTTATTGATTAAAATGCCGGGTGTTTAACTAATCCCATTAAATAATTTTTATGTGGCATGTATGGATGGCTTGCAGAAATTCTGACATTGTAGCCATAGTATCCTCTTTCATCAATTTCAAATGATCCTTTAAAAATATAGGTGTCTTTTTGTGCTTCTTTAATGAGTTTCATTTTAAATGTTTTTAAATTAGTAACTTCGTTTTCTTGAATTCTTGCCAACACAATTTCCGGATCAATTGAATCAGGTCCAATTCCTGGTAAATAAACTTCTGCTTCTATATTTAATTCTTTACCCACTTCTAATTGTTCATCGGTATTATGTTCGGTTAATACTTTAATCTTAATTGACTGCCAATTTCTTTCCAATAAATCTCTCCAATGAGCAAAATCTTTTGTAACTCTGAATCCATCTTTATTAAACTTATTTCCTTGCTCCGCAGCGGGCATGTACAATTTTTGAGTGTATTCCTTAACCATTCTTGATGTATTGAAGAATTCAGCAACAGAAGAAATAGAATTTTTCATTATTTTTACCCATTTTGATTTATCTTCTGAGTAATAAGTTGGTATAATTTCATTTTCTAAGGTATTGTATATGGAAACACTATCTATTCTATCTTGTAAGTCGGTATCTTCATAATCTCTATTATCACCTATGGCCCAACCATTTTTATTTTTTTCTTCACCATTGTATCCTTCTACCCACCAACCGTCAAGAACTGAGAAATTCATAGCTCCGTTCATTCCAGCTTTTTCTCCAGAAGTACCAGAAGCTTCATGAGGTCTCCTTGGGTTGTTCAACCAGATGTCTACCCCTGAAACAAGATGTCTAGCCATATTCATATCATAATTCTCTAAAATTATTATTTTGTCTTTAAATTGAGGCATTCTTGAAATTTCATAAATTCTTTTTATTAATTCCTGTCCTGGTTTATCCGCTGGATGTGCTTTACCAGCAAAAACTATTTGAACTGGTTTTTCAGGGTTGTTTAAAATTTTTTCCAATCTTTCCAAGTCTCTAAATATCAAAGTAGCTCTCTTATAAGTTGCAAATCTTCTTGCAAATCCAATTGTTAGGATATTTTTATCTCCTATTGTTTTGATTTCTTGTAATTGCTCAACAGTTTCACCATGTCTGGCTCTTTGAGCTTTTACTCTTTCATGTATGAAGTCAACTAATTTTCCTTTTAATTCAACGTGGGTATTCCATAATTTTTCATCAGGGATTTTGTCTATTTTTGCCCACATGTCTGGATCATCTAATTCAGAAACCCAATTTTTGTTTAATTCTTCAGCAAAAAGATCTTGTAACTCTTTTGCAATCCAAGTTTCACTGTGAACTCCATTGGTTACGTGAGATATAGGTACTTCTACAGCCTCAAGGCCATCCCAAACATGTTTCCAAAGGCCTCTTGATACTTTTCCGTGAAGTTCAGAAACTCCATTTGCTCTACCAGCCATTTTTAAGGCTAAAATAGTCATTGAAAAAGCTTGAGATCCATCAGGCCTTTGTTCTCTACCAAGGTCAAAAAATTCATCTCTGGTCGCTTCTAATGTTGGCCAATAATCACTAAAATATTTTTCTATTAAATTAAAATCAAAGGTATCATTTCCTGCTGGAACTGGAGTGTGTGTTGTGAATACTGAACCAGCTCTCGTTGCTTCTAAGGCTTCTTTGAAAGTTAGATTTTCTTGTTGAACATATTCTTTTACCCTTTCAAGTCCCAAGAAAGCTGCGTGGCCTTCATTCATATGCCAAACGGAAGGGTTTATTCCCATCTCTCTTAAAACTCTAACACCAGCTATGCCAAGGAGCATTTCTTGTTTGATTCTCATTTCATGGTCTCCACCATACAATCTATGAGTTAGTTTTCTATCTTCTGGATCATTTTGTTTTATATCTGTGTCTAATAAATATAAAGATACTCTTCCAACATTTAATTTCCAAACTTTTACATATACAGATCTCCCTAATATCTTGATGTTAACGTATAGTTCGTCTCCGTTAGAATCTTTTGCAGGTTCTACTGGAAAATTTGAAAAATCAAATTTTTCATAATGTGATTGTTGTTGCCCATTTTTATCTATTTGTTGAATAAAATAGCCCTCTCTGTATAAAAATCCTACAGCAACAAAAGGCAATCCTAAATCACTTGCTGATTTAACATGATCTCCTGCCAAAATACCTAATCCACCAGAATAGATTGGTAAAGATTCATGAATACCGTATTCTGCACAAAAATATGCAATTTCTCCCTGTGGATAGTCTTTGTGGGTTGCATTGAACCATGTGTTTTTTTCATTGAGGTATTGATTAAATTTTTTCATCACTTTTTCATATTTTTCAAAAAACTTTTTATTATTTGATTTTGCTTCAAGCTTTTTTTGACTCACTTGTTTTAAAAAAATTACTGGATTTCTGTTTACTTTTTTCCATAAATCAGAATCAATTTCCTCAAAAAGTTCTTGAGAGTCATAATTCCAAGTCCACCACATATTTTTTGATAAATCTTTTAATCCTTTGATTTTCTCTGGTAAACTTGGGACCACTGTAACTTTGTTTAAAAAATCCATAGGATATCCTCCCTCCAAATAATTACTCTATGAATATCTTTCAATACATTATATCAAAAAAATAGTGAAAATCAAGTTAATACAGAGATAATTAAACGTTATCGTAAATATATACCCCTTCTTCAGGATATTCATCGATTTCAGCCATTTTCACTTCTACTGCTTCATTGTCTTTCGATGTAGGAAGATTTTTCCCAATAAAATTAGCTTTTATAGGGAACTCTCTATGTCCTCTATCTACTAATACAAGCAATTCTATTTGACTAGGCCTTCCTCTTGAAATAATTGCATCCATTGCAGCTCTAATTGTTCTTCCGGTAAAAAGAACATCATCTACTAATATTACAATTTTATTGTTTACATTAATATTAAATTCTGAAGTATCCGTATCAGATTTTTTTTCATCATCTCTAAAAGGAGTAACGTCTAATTTAATAACGGGTACTTCAAAATTTTCAATTTTAATCAAATTTTCTTTTATTCTTTCAGCAATGAACGCCCCTCGAGTTTTTATTCCAGCTAAAATTACGTTTTCAACGCCTTTATGTTTTTCTGTTATTTCATGGGAAAGTCGCATGAGTGTTCTTTTAATGTCTTTTTCTTCCATAATTTTCTTTTTTATATTCATAATATTCTCTCCTTTTCTTCATGTATATTGATAATATCACTAATGTTATTTTAATTCAAATAAAAAGGCCTCATATAAATGAGGCCAAAGTTTATTGATTTTCTTCTATTAATTTTTCTATGTAGTTTATATCATCAACAATATTATTTAATTTATTTAAAGCTAAATTAAGGTTGATGCCTTTTTTTTGACAACTATCTTCTAAGGTGTCCATCTTCGTACAACAAATATCAAATCCAAATTTAGTTATTTGTTTAAAAAGTTTGTCATCTTTTTCCATTATTTCCTTTAAGGACATATCTTTAGTTAGGTATTCCATAATAAAACCTCCTTATTATTTTACCCCCCACAGGGGGGTAAAATAATTTTAGTATATAAAAGTTAATATAAAGTTAAAATAATATAAAAAAAGACAGATCTAAAAAGATCTGTCTTTTTTAAGAAGTTATTATTCTGTAAATTTTATCACTTTATTTTTCTAATATAACTATCGTTTCGACATGAAAAGTGTTAGGAAACATGTCAAAAGATTTTATAGATTTGATTTTAAAACCTTTTTCTGTTAAACCTTTTAAATCTCTAGCAAGTGTTGAAGGATCACAAGATATGTAAATGAG from Geotoga petraea includes these protein-coding regions:
- the pyrR gene encoding bifunctional pyr operon transcriptional regulator/uracil phosphoribosyltransferase PyrR; translation: MNIKKKIMEEKDIKRTLMRLSHEITEKHKGVENVILAGIKTRGAFIAERIKENLIKIENFEVPVIKLDVTPFRDDEKKSDTDTSEFNINVNNKIVILVDDVLFTGRTIRAAMDAIISRGRPSQIELLVLVDRGHREFPIKANFIGKNLPTSKDNEAVEVKMAEIDEYPEEGVYIYDNV
- the glgP gene encoding alpha-glucan family phosphorylase, which codes for MDFLNKVTVVPSLPEKIKGLKDLSKNMWWTWNYDSQELFEEIDSDLWKKVNRNPVIFLKQVSQKKLEAKSNNKKFFEKYEKVMKKFNQYLNEKNTWFNATHKDYPQGEIAYFCAEYGIHESLPIYSGGLGILAGDHVKSASDLGLPFVAVGFLYREGYFIQQIDKNGQQQSHYEKFDFSNFPVEPAKDSNGDELYVNIKILGRSVYVKVWKLNVGRVSLYLLDTDIKQNDPEDRKLTHRLYGGDHEMRIKQEMLLGIAGVRVLREMGINPSVWHMNEGHAAFLGLERVKEYVQQENLTFKEALEATRAGSVFTTHTPVPAGNDTFDFNLIEKYFSDYWPTLEATRDEFFDLGREQRPDGSQAFSMTILALKMAGRANGVSELHGKVSRGLWKHVWDGLEAVEVPISHVTNGVHSETWIAKELQDLFAEELNKNWVSELDDPDMWAKIDKIPDEKLWNTHVELKGKLVDFIHERVKAQRARHGETVEQLQEIKTIGDKNILTIGFARRFATYKRATLIFRDLERLEKILNNPEKPVQIVFAGKAHPADKPGQELIKRIYEISRMPQFKDKIIILENYDMNMARHLVSGVDIWLNNPRRPHEASGTSGEKAGMNGAMNFSVLDGWWVEGYNGEEKNKNGWAIGDNRDYEDTDLQDRIDSVSIYNTLENEIIPTYYSEDKSKWVKIMKNSISSVAEFFNTSRMVKEYTQKLYMPAAEQGNKFNKDGFRVTKDFAHWRDLLERNWQSIKIKVLTEHNTDEQLEVGKELNIEAEVYLPGIGPDSIDPEIVLARIQENEVTNLKTFKMKLIKEAQKDTYIFKGSFEIDERGYYGYNVRISASHPYMPHKNYLMGLVKHPAF